Genomic segment of Saccharomyces cerevisiae S288C chromosome XV, complete sequence:
TGTGGGAACAATGGACTATGCTGCACCTGAAGTCCTTGGTGGTTCCTCTTACAAAGGTAAACCACAAGATATTTGGGCTCTTGGTGTGCTACTTTATACCATAATTTATAAAGAGAATCCTTATTACAACATTGATGAAATCTTGGAAGGTGAATTAAGGTTCGATAAATCGGAACATGTCAGTGAAGAATGCATCAGtttgataaaaagaattttgaCAAGAGAAGTTGATAAAAGACCTACTATTGATGAAATATATGAAGATAAATGGCTTAAAATCTAGTTTTCCGTACTCTCCAAGATAAAGGGAAAGAATAATTTAATCCATTTTCATAACCATTTACCTTCATAAATGttctattctttttttggctATATATTAATTACATTTTTAATATCATATCATTGCTCTATATCCTTCTTGTCCAGCCTCTATGcagtattttctttcattctATTTTGGGGCAAACTTCTGCGCTGAGCGGCTTATCGCCGTCGGAGTGACATCAAGTACCATAGAAAAGTCATCGTAGACTTACATATTTAGGCAAGAGAAATAGTTAGGTAAACAGAAAGAGGCACTAGCAGAACGTACTACGGTGTGGTTTATACAAGAGGGTTCTGTGAATAATGGCTGCAAGTGAGATAATGAACAATCTGCCTATGCATTCCCTCGATTCTTCTCTAAGGGATTTACTTAACGATGACTTATTCATTGAAAGTGATGAATCGACCAAGTCGGTAAATGATCAGAGGAGTGAAGTATTTCAAGAATGTGTGAACCTTTTCATAAAAAGAGATATCAAGGATTGCCTAGAAAAAATGTCTGAGGTTGGATTTATTGATATTACCGTTTTCAAGTCCAACCCTATGATATTAGATTTATTTGTCAGCGCCTGTGATATTATGCCCAGCTTTACCAAATTAGGTTTAACACTGCAGAGTGagattttgaatattttcacGTTAGATACCCCTCAATGTATTgagacaagaaaaattattctcGGTGACCTCAGTAAACTTTTGGTCatcaataaattctttCGATGCTGTATCAAGGTTATTCAGTTTAACTTAACTGATCACACcgaacaagaagaaaaaactcTGGAGCTTGAATCCATAATGAGtgatttcattttcgtaTACATAACGAAAATGAGGACAACTATAGATGTAGTTGGCTTACAAGAATTAATCGAGATATTCATCTTTCAGGTGAAGGTAAAACTGCATCATAAAAAACCCTCACCGAATATGTATTGGGCGCTTTGCAAAACATTACCTAAGTTATCTCCAACCCTAAAGGGCCTTTACTTATCTAAAGATGTTTCCATAGAGGATGCTATTCTGAACTCAATAGATaataaaatacaaaaagatAAGGCGAAGTCTAAAGGTAAACAAAGAGGAGTGAAACAGAAAATACACCATTTTCACGAGCCTATGTTACACAATAGTAGTGAAGAACAGGTTAAGGTTGAGGATGCGTTTAATCAACGCACCTCTACTGATAGTAGACTCCAGAGTACTGGAACGGCGCCCcgtaaaaaaaacaatgataTTACTGTTCTGGCTGGTTCATTTTGGGCTGTCCTGAAGCATCATTTCACAAGAAGTGTGCTGAACAAAAACGGACTTCTGCTCACAGGTCTGCTGCTACTCTtatgtttgaaaaaatataagtCATTGATGGCAATTTTCAAACATGTTCCAGCGGCCTTTCACACTGTATACCCCCAGATTGTAGGGTTGCTAAAACTTCTAGCGAGTATATgagaaatatttgaataGTTTATAAAACCCTACCTACTTATTTTAATGACATACATAATGgtttttcatctttttccaCAATGAATGGTGgttctattttttcttgtgtCTTTCTGTTGTAATTCCATTTGTAACCGTGTCCAACCAATGCGAATATACTTTCTCGATGTCTTCTTTGTCCTccaattgatgaaatttgGAAGATTCGATTAGCTTCTCATTGCGAGCATTGCAGACATCGTTTGCTAGACATAAATCACACCTCTTACCCCTGGCCATGCAGATCAATTGACCAAATCCAACCAAAACGGTGTTTATTTCGTACCACAGTGAGTGAGGTAGCCAAACCTGTAACTCCTTTCTAGTATGCTCGGCAGTCTTACACTTAATAGGGTCTACCCAATTCCACA
This window contains:
- the PEX15 gene encoding Pex15p (Tail-anchored type II integral peroxisomal membrane protein; required for peroxisome biogenesis; cells lacking Pex15p mislocalize peroxisomal matrix proteins to cytosol; overexpression results in impaired peroxisome assembly); the protein is MAASEIMNNLPMHSLDSSLRDLLNDDLFIESDESTKSVNDQRSEVFQECVNLFIKRDIKDCLEKMSEVGFIDITVFKSNPMILDLFVSACDIMPSFTKLGLTLQSEILNIFTLDTPQCIETRKIILGDLSKLLVINKFFRCCIKVIQFNLTDHTEQEEKTLELESIMSDFIFVYITKMRTTIDVVGLQELIEIFIFQVKVKLHHKKPSPNMYWALCKTLPKLSPTLKGLYLSKDVSIEDAILNSIDNKIQKDKAKSKGKQRGVKQKIHHFHEPMLHNSSEEQVKVEDAFNQRTSTDSRLQSTGTAPRKKNNDITVLAGSFWAVLKHHFTRSVLNKNGLLLTGLLLLLCLKKYKSLMAIFKHVPAAFHTVYPQIVGLLKLLASI